The Pseudomonas viciae genomic interval TGGGCAGTATAATGCGCAGCCCTAGCATGTGAGCAATATAGTGCACAAAGAAAACGGCCAGCGGGCATCCGTCCTGCAACACGTCAGCCAGAACGTCCGCCGCCTGCGGCATGTCGCGCAGCTCAGCCAGACCGCGCTGGCGGAACTGTCCGGGGTCAGCCGGCGAATGCTGGTGGCCATCGAAGCCGGCGAAAAAAACGTCAGCCTGACCACCCTGGACCGCGTCGCCGAGGCCCTCAACGTGGCCTTCAGCGACTTGATCCAGGCCCCCGACGCCCGCGATCCGAGCCGCATCAACGAGTTGGCCTGGGCCGGCACCATCCCCGGCAGCAAAGCCGTGCTGCTGGCCAAAGCCACTGCCAGTCGCGAAGTCGAACTTTGGGAATGGCGCCTGGAGCCCGGTGAGCATTACCCTTCCGAACCCGACGCCGAGGGTTGGAGCGAACAGCTCTATGTGTTCGAAGGCTGCCTGACCCTGTTGTTGGGCAGCGAAGAGCGCCGGATCGACGCCGGTGAGTTTTTCATGTTCGCCAGCAACCAGCCCCATGCCTATCGCAACGATGGGCCGGTGGCGGCGAGATTCGTCCGCAATGTGGTGATTTGATTCCTGGAGAGCGGTATGGATACAGCGCTGGATCGACATGAGCATGGCGTCACCCGCGAGGCGGACATCCTGATCATCGGCGGCGGCCTGAGCGGTGCCATGCTGGCGGCGCAATTGTTGCGCCTGCCGGGCCGACGCGAGGTGTTGATCGTCGAGCCGCGCAGCGAACTGGGGCGGGGCGAAGCCTACAGTGCCGTGGAACTGGGCCATACCTTGAATGGCAACGCGGCGCGGATGAGTGTCGATCCGGACAACGCCGATGACCTGACCCAATGGCTCACTGCGTTCATCGAGGCCGGCGGCTGGCCCGAGTCGGATCAGCAACAGGTGCCCATCAGCGAGCTGTTCCCACCCCGGGGGATGTTTGGCCTTTATGCGCAGCAACGCCTGGCCGAGGCTCGCGAGTTGGGCGTACAAAACGGTTCGACCGCCGAGCACGTGCGCGGGGAGGCCGTGGACCTGCGGGTTGTCGACGATGCCGTAATGCTGACCCTGGATGACGGCCAGGTCTTGCGTGGC includes:
- a CDS encoding helix-turn-helix domain-containing protein; protein product: MHKENGQRASVLQHVSQNVRRLRHVAQLSQTALAELSGVSRRMLVAIEAGEKNVSLTTLDRVAEALNVAFSDLIQAPDARDPSRINELAWAGTIPGSKAVLLAKATASREVELWEWRLEPGEHYPSEPDAEGWSEQLYVFEGCLTLLLGSEERRIDAGEFFMFASNQPHAYRNDGPVAARFVRNVVI